In Candidatus Nanopelagicales bacterium, the following proteins share a genomic window:
- the dapC gene encoding succinyldiaminopimelate transaminase, translated as MKIGICGMGLMGSSVARALIPRFPVIGVDPDRASLDLAVQMGVTPAASVTDLVDCDLILLSAPTLANTVLLAELMATGERIPTADLGSVKRPIVAQWRRDPHYPFIATHPMAGSEFSGAASGSAELFSDCAWPVVVEPDTDPAALDSVIDLVLMLGAHVLPMSAAGHDRAVALASHLPHALAGVLGRIVATCGESELVLAVAGGSFRDATRVSASPPDRTAEFVTANSTDAAVAVRAAAAELAELADLLDDQDSRGVARWLQAGHTIRTDYLNRSVLSERRVVSGTAVELRDELYRIRDSGAVGARPKRCSGRDCRSRIMTAWNVREVVEAMRGRAQNSGLAVIDLGQGTPTDPTPDLIRNALAAEADAPGYPPAHGTPELRAAYAAWVGRRFGAALDVQDVIATVGSKELIATLPWLLGLGPSDCVVVPELAYPTYRAGAQASGCRVIAADSLFSLGPQAVTMVWVNTPGNPTGRVLPTEHLAKIVAWARERDALVVSDECYIELTAIGEVAASVLSRDVAGDNFDNILAVHSLSKRSSMAGYRCGFVSGDSAVIQQLLTRRRDMGLVVPGPVQAAGVAALNDDLHVIQAQERYARRRRLLADALSTAGFDVEYSEAGLFLWASRGESDGITAQWFADRGILVAPGGFYGPSGAAYVRLSLTAPDAELTEVVTRLGGGPQGGSD; from the coding sequence GTGAAGATCGGGATCTGCGGGATGGGCCTGATGGGTTCTTCCGTTGCCCGCGCCTTGATCCCGCGCTTCCCGGTCATCGGCGTCGACCCCGATCGGGCGTCACTGGACCTGGCGGTGCAGATGGGCGTCACACCTGCGGCGTCCGTCACAGATCTGGTCGACTGCGACTTGATTCTGCTCTCGGCCCCCACACTGGCCAATACCGTGCTGCTCGCCGAACTCATGGCCACCGGCGAGCGGATACCTACTGCGGACCTCGGGTCGGTCAAGCGACCGATCGTCGCGCAATGGCGCCGCGATCCGCACTATCCGTTCATCGCGACGCACCCGATGGCCGGATCGGAGTTCTCGGGGGCCGCCTCCGGCAGTGCGGAACTCTTCTCGGACTGTGCGTGGCCGGTCGTCGTCGAACCGGATACCGATCCCGCAGCGCTGGATTCGGTGATCGATCTGGTCCTGATGCTGGGCGCCCACGTCCTGCCGATGTCAGCGGCGGGTCACGACCGGGCCGTCGCACTGGCGTCCCACCTGCCGCACGCGTTGGCCGGCGTGCTCGGGCGCATCGTCGCCACCTGCGGGGAATCCGAACTCGTCCTGGCGGTGGCCGGTGGCTCATTCCGAGACGCGACCCGGGTCAGCGCGTCCCCGCCAGACCGAACCGCCGAGTTCGTCACCGCCAACTCGACTGATGCCGCGGTGGCGGTTCGGGCCGCGGCCGCCGAACTCGCTGAACTCGCCGACTTGTTGGACGACCAAGACTCACGCGGGGTCGCTCGGTGGTTGCAGGCGGGGCACACAATCAGGACTGACTACCTGAATCGATCAGTCCTTTCCGAACGACGGGTGGTGTCGGGAACCGCCGTGGAACTGCGCGATGAGTTGTACCGGATCCGCGACTCGGGAGCCGTCGGTGCTCGCCCGAAGCGGTGCTCAGGTCGAGATTGCCGGTCTCGGATCATGACCGCGTGGAACGTCAGAGAAGTCGTGGAGGCGATGCGCGGGCGGGCGCAGAACTCGGGCCTTGCGGTGATCGATCTGGGCCAGGGGACGCCCACTGACCCCACGCCCGACCTGATCCGCAACGCCTTGGCAGCGGAGGCCGACGCCCCCGGGTATCCCCCCGCGCACGGCACACCAGAGCTCCGAGCGGCGTATGCGGCCTGGGTCGGGCGCCGGTTCGGGGCCGCCCTGGACGTTCAGGACGTCATCGCCACCGTGGGGAGCAAGGAACTCATCGCGACTCTGCCGTGGTTGTTGGGTCTTGGTCCGAGCGACTGCGTCGTCGTCCCGGAACTCGCCTACCCCACTTATCGGGCTGGGGCGCAGGCCTCGGGGTGCCGGGTCATCGCCGCGGACTCGTTGTTCTCGCTCGGCCCACAGGCCGTGACAATGGTCTGGGTCAACACACCCGGAAATCCGACGGGTCGGGTGTTGCCGACCGAGCACCTGGCCAAGATCGTGGCCTGGGCCCGGGAGCGCGATGCCCTCGTCGTCAGCGACGAGTGCTACATCGAGTTGACTGCGATCGGAGAGGTTGCTGCCTCGGTGCTCAGCCGCGACGTGGCCGGCGACAACTTCGACAACATCCTCGCGGTCCATTCGTTGTCCAAGAGATCGTCGATGGCCGGTTACCGGTGTGGCTTCGTTTCCGGTGACAGTGCCGTGATCCAACAGTTGCTGACCAGGCGCCGGGACATGGGTCTTGTCGTTCCCGGTCCGGTTCAAGCCGCGGGCGTCGCCGCGCTGAACGACGATCTGCACGTGATCCAGGCGCAGGAGCGTTACGCGCGCCGGCGCCGATTGCTGGCCGATGCCCTGTCCACGGCGGGTTTCGATGTCGAGTACTCCGAAGCGGGCCTGTTCTTGTGGGCCAGTCGCGGTGAGTCGGACGGCATCACGGCTCAGTGGTTCGCCGACCGGGGGATTCTGGTGGCTCCCGGAGGCTTCTACGGTCCGAGTGGGGCCGCGTATGTGCGATTGTCCCTCACCGCTCCCGATGCCGAGTTGACCGAAGTAGTGACGCGGCTCGGAGGTGGCCCGCAAGGGGGTTCCGATTGA
- a CDS encoding citrate/2-methylcitrate synthase yields the protein MGFGHRVYKNYDPRAAIVKEKAHEVFAKLDAYDPLLDIALRLEEVALADDFFVSRKLYPNVDFYTGLIYKAMGFPTRMFTVLFALGRLPGWIAQWREMITDPSTKIGRPRQVYIGETERQYRPLIERN from the coding sequence ATGGGATTCGGACACCGGGTCTACAAGAACTACGACCCGCGTGCGGCCATCGTCAAAGAGAAGGCACACGAGGTGTTCGCCAAGCTCGACGCCTACGATCCGCTGCTCGACATCGCACTGCGCCTCGAGGAGGTCGCACTCGCCGATGACTTCTTCGTGTCGCGCAAGCTGTATCCGAACGTGGACTTCTACACCGGACTCATCTACAAGGCGATGGGATTCCCCACCCGCATGTTCACGGTGCTGTTCGCACTGGGGCGGTTGCCGGGTTGGATCGCCCAGTGGCGCGAGATGATCACCGACCCGTCCACGAAGATCGGTCGGCCGCGCCAGGTCTACATCGGCGAGACAGAACGCCAGTACCGTCCGCTCATCGAGAGGAACTGA
- the fdxA gene encoding ferredoxin: MTYVITQPCVDLKDKACIDECPVDCIYEGNRMLYIHPDECVDCGACEPVCPVEAIYYEDDVPDEYSAYTEANVEFFNDIPDSDLGGAAKHGPFAKDVPIVVALPPQEHDE; the protein is encoded by the coding sequence GTGACCTACGTCATCACCCAGCCCTGCGTGGATCTCAAGGACAAAGCCTGCATCGACGAATGCCCGGTCGACTGTATCTACGAGGGCAATCGGATGCTCTACATCCATCCCGACGAGTGTGTGGACTGCGGAGCCTGTGAGCCCGTCTGCCCAGTCGAGGCGATCTACTACGAAGACGACGTCCCCGACGAGTACTCCGCCTACACCGAGGCCAATGTCGAGTTCTTCAACGACATCCCGGACTCCGATCTGGGTGGTGCTGCCAAGCACGGACCCTTCGCTAAGGATGTCCCCATCGTGGTGGCGCTTCCGCCCCAGGAACACGACGAGTGA
- a CDS encoding hemerythrin domain-containing protein produces MADQIDFTMNTNMHSAFKRETCRLRDSLVGIDLSDAQRVSGLRRRYRFFSTTLHAHHEGEDTYLWPPAQERATPAEKVVLQAMTAEHIALQDTLNHLDEGMGSLGPGADTAALGGHFDELLAVLNGHCAHEERDGVPIVQKYLTRPELKDFMAFTRAQEDSALVLPWVCDGATEQEKQTTWAMMPGFVRLFVRPMTTRKYQRFTRECGV; encoded by the coding sequence GTGGCCGATCAGATCGACTTCACGATGAACACCAACATGCATAGTGCGTTCAAGCGTGAGACGTGTCGACTGCGGGACAGCCTGGTCGGTATCGATCTGTCCGACGCTCAGCGAGTGTCAGGTCTGCGTCGTCGCTATCGGTTCTTCTCCACGACGTTGCACGCCCACCACGAGGGTGAGGACACCTACCTGTGGCCCCCCGCACAGGAGCGGGCTACGCCCGCGGAGAAGGTGGTCCTGCAGGCCATGACTGCCGAACACATCGCGCTTCAGGACACGTTGAACCATCTGGATGAGGGCATGGGGTCACTGGGGCCGGGTGCCGACACCGCCGCTTTGGGCGGGCATTTCGACGAGTTGCTCGCCGTGCTCAATGGTCACTGCGCCCATGAGGAGCGAGACGGGGTCCCTATCGTCCAGAAGTACCTCACGCGCCCCGAGTTGAAGGATTTCATGGCCTTCACCCGAGCCCAGGAAGACTCGGCGCTCGTACTTCCCTGGGTCTGTGACGGCGCCACAGAGCAGGAGAAGCAGACGACCTGGGCGATGATGCCCGGGTTTGTGCGGCTGTTCGTACGGCCGATGACGACCCGGAAGTATCAGCGCTTCACCCGGGAGTGCGGGGTCTGA
- a CDS encoding prephenate dehydratase domain-containing protein: MSGASERLLTYLGPSGSFTHAAVDLLDTPWPGRVEARESVADVIFSVESGEADAGVVPLETSVEGDVSSTIDELIFRSSMCFINEELVVPINYVVAASAGTRANAIDTLVTTTAAAAQCRRFIEGAGVRVELVDSIAAACRRVSDDSADSIAALATTKAAHLFALATVRSVAEDHSGIATRMALLKRTLAHQTGHDRTVVVVTPIGDRTGVLADILGCFAAQDIALTAISSRPLRTRAGEYCFLLTARSHLSDARLQQTLRAVAALPAEIKLLGSFPLPVDADTRRVAEAAPPGSVGTATLDDWIDSLLHPEKLGL, from the coding sequence GTGAGTGGGGCATCCGAGCGTCTCCTGACCTATCTCGGGCCCTCCGGCTCTTTCACCCACGCTGCCGTCGATCTGCTGGACACGCCGTGGCCGGGCCGCGTCGAGGCGCGAGAGTCCGTGGCGGACGTGATCTTCAGTGTCGAATCGGGGGAAGCCGACGCGGGGGTGGTTCCCCTGGAGACATCGGTCGAGGGCGACGTCTCCAGCACCATCGACGAACTGATCTTCCGCTCATCGATGTGCTTCATCAACGAGGAACTCGTGGTCCCGATCAACTACGTCGTCGCTGCGTCGGCGGGGACTCGAGCCAATGCGATCGACACTCTCGTCACCACGACAGCCGCGGCGGCTCAGTGCCGTCGCTTCATCGAGGGTGCAGGAGTACGCGTCGAGTTGGTCGACAGTATCGCTGCGGCATGTCGCAGGGTCTCCGACGACTCGGCGGATTCGATCGCCGCCCTGGCCACCACGAAAGCCGCGCATCTTTTCGCCCTGGCGACCGTGCGATCGGTCGCGGAGGATCACTCGGGAATCGCTACTCGGATGGCGTTACTGAAGCGGACCTTGGCGCACCAGACCGGCCACGATCGGACGGTTGTCGTGGTCACACCCATCGGCGATCGAACCGGCGTGCTGGCTGACATTCTCGGATGCTTCGCCGCGCAGGACATCGCCCTCACCGCGATCAGCTCCCGGCCGCTGCGCACGCGCGCCGGCGAGTACTGCTTCCTGCTGACCGCCCGCAGTCATCTGAGCGACGCGCGGTTGCAGCAGACCCTGCGCGCCGTCGCCGCGCTGCCCGCCGAGATCAAGCTCTTGGGATCCTTCCCCTTGCCTGTCGATGCGGATACACGTCGAGTGGCCGAGGCGGCACCCCCTGGATCGGTGGGTACCGCGACCCTGGACGACTGGATCGATTCGCTGCTCCACCCGGAGAAACTGGGGCTGTGA